In Deltaproteobacteria bacterium, one genomic interval encodes:
- a CDS encoding sigma-54 dependent transcriptional regulator: MKPRILIVDDEIRMQRIFEINFSPKYEVLTCGDGEEALQVVKTKDVTLMVTDLKMPRMNGMTLLQEVRQIHPELPIIITTAYGTVEGAVQAMKEGAVDYILKPIKMDEMELLIEKTLSVCRLKDENRDLRQELKTLYGPKNIVGSHPAMQRVIQLIQQVAGTRATVLVQGESGTGKEIVARAIHYESDRSSKPFVVINCAAIPSNLLESELFGYEKGAFTGAVKTKRGRLELADKGTLFLDEIGEMPKELQVKILRVLEEQKFQRVGGMEDIEVDNRIVAATNKDLKQAVEIGAFREDLYYRLNVIIIPIPPLRERKEDIPLLVEHFLDKHRGIGKKKNKGISERALKCLMENTWPGNVRELENALLRGLVLCRSDYIEVEDLPEELTIQEKEEEKTVAADRHELKQMKKQAQQKMKEEIEGNFIIEALRKGEGNIQRSAAMVNMDRRQFQNLIKKYGIAKEKFGKN; this comes from the coding sequence ATGAAGCCGCGAATTTTGATTGTTGACGACGAAATCCGCATGCAGCGCATTTTCGAGATTAATTTCAGCCCGAAATATGAAGTTCTAACTTGCGGGGATGGGGAAGAAGCTCTGCAGGTGGTGAAAACGAAAGACGTCACCCTGATGGTTACGGACCTGAAAATGCCCCGCATGAACGGAATGACCCTGCTGCAGGAAGTGCGCCAAATCCATCCTGAACTCCCCATAATCATTACGACAGCTTATGGGACAGTTGAAGGGGCAGTTCAGGCCATGAAAGAAGGAGCCGTCGATTATATCCTCAAGCCCATTAAGATGGATGAGATGGAGCTATTGATCGAAAAAACTCTATCGGTATGTCGCCTGAAAGATGAAAACCGCGACCTTCGGCAGGAGTTAAAGACCCTCTATGGACCCAAGAATATTGTAGGCAGCCATCCGGCTATGCAGAGAGTCATCCAGCTCATCCAACAAGTAGCGGGGACAAGGGCTACCGTGCTCGTTCAGGGTGAGAGCGGCACAGGTAAAGAAATAGTGGCCAGAGCCATCCATTACGAAAGTGACCGTTCGAGTAAGCCCTTCGTGGTCATCAATTGTGCAGCCATTCCCAGTAACCTCCTTGAAAGTGAGCTTTTCGGCTATGAAAAGGGAGCCTTCACCGGTGCGGTGAAGACGAAAAGGGGGCGCTTGGAGCTGGCGGATAAGGGAACGCTTTTTCTGGATGAGATTGGGGAGATGCCCAAAGAACTCCAAGTAAAAATCCTGCGGGTTTTAGAAGAGCAGAAGTTCCAACGGGTTGGCGGCATGGAAGATATCGAAGTAGATAACCGGATTGTTGCGGCCACCAATAAAGACCTGAAACAGGCTGTGGAAATAGGAGCTTTTCGGGAAGACCTTTATTACCGTTTGAATGTGATCATCATTCCGATTCCTCCCCTGCGCGAGAGGAAAGAAGACATTCCCTTACTGGTTGAGCATTTCTTGGATAAGCACCGTGGGATAGGCAAGAAAAAAAATAAGGGAATAAGCGAAAGAGCACTGAAATGTTTAATGGAGAACACCTGGCCAGGTAATGTAAGAGAACTTGAAAATGCCCTTCTTCGGGGTTTAGTCCTTTGCCGTTCCGATTATATAGAAGTTGAAGACCTGCCTGAAGAGCTTACCATTCAGGAAAAAGAGGAAGAGAAAACCGTCGCTGCCGACCGGCACGAACTTAAGCAGATGAAAAAACAAGCCCAACAGAAAATGAAGGAGGAGATTGAGGGAAATTTCATCATCGAAGCCTTGCGTAAAGGGGAGGGGAATATCCAACGATCGGCAGCTATGGTCAACATGGACAGAAGGCAGTTCCAGAACTTAATTAAAAAATACGGAATTGCTAAGGAAAAATTTGGAAAAAATTGA
- a CDS encoding radical SAM protein — translation MAIGDLIRNIKKKASGQKLTSLEPYYPPTQNVPIGLPKQVESLCPECRKLIPAKILERDGKVLMEKTCPDHGFVRDLVYSDAELYKKVERWTYEDGDGILNPQIIGAKVCPDDCGVCDLHISHAAVANIDLTNRCNLRCPICFANANVQGYVYEPTYEQVLEMLAMVRNIKPVFPPGVQFSGGEPTIHPRFLDILKATRAMGFSHLQIASNGIRIGKDLEFARQCKEAGLYTVYLQFDGTGDEVYQKTRGLSGLWELKVKAVENARESGLRIVLVPTIIKTINDHQVGNILQFAIDNSDVISGISYQPVAFTGRISVEERERQRYTLSDLAKDIESQTGYLKAMEDWYPLSVTSPFSKLLSAIWKYEVMKITSHADCGIGSYIFVNCQTKSVTPITKIIDIEGFTMDLNNLVKQKISHIRALTALSAQHLLKKHFREKEAKDGMTPEICLELFQGVVDKEAQKRVELIYNWNMLLVGGMHFQDSYNYNVDRVKRCSIHYAAPNGRMYPFCAYNSGPVFREKIERQYSIPLEEWRQRHRHLEEDSYFLYRS, via the coding sequence ATGGCCATTGGGGACTTAATCCGCAACATCAAGAAAAAGGCATCAGGGCAAAAGCTCACCAGTCTCGAGCCTTATTACCCACCGACGCAAAACGTTCCCATCGGGCTTCCCAAACAGGTGGAGAGCCTCTGCCCGGAATGCCGGAAATTGATCCCGGCCAAAATTCTCGAACGAGATGGAAAAGTACTCATGGAGAAGACCTGTCCAGACCACGGGTTTGTGCGAGACCTGGTGTATTCTGATGCGGAGCTTTATAAGAAGGTTGAACGGTGGACCTACGAGGATGGGGACGGAATCCTGAATCCACAGATTATCGGGGCGAAGGTGTGCCCGGATGACTGCGGAGTTTGCGACCTGCACATCAGCCACGCCGCCGTGGCCAACATCGATTTAACCAATCGATGTAATTTGAGATGTCCCATCTGCTTTGCCAACGCCAATGTGCAGGGGTACGTGTATGAGCCGACTTATGAGCAAGTATTGGAAATGCTCGCCATGGTCAGGAATATAAAACCTGTTTTTCCTCCAGGGGTCCAATTTTCCGGTGGAGAACCAACCATTCATCCTCGGTTCCTGGACATCCTGAAAGCAACCCGGGCCATGGGCTTCAGCCATCTGCAGATTGCTTCTAATGGGATCCGCATCGGTAAAGATCTGGAGTTTGCCAGGCAGTGCAAGGAAGCGGGCCTCTATACCGTTTATTTGCAGTTTGATGGGACAGGAGATGAAGTGTATCAGAAGACCCGGGGGCTGTCCGGCCTCTGGGAGTTGAAGGTCAAAGCAGTGGAGAATGCCAGAGAGTCAGGCTTGCGGATCGTTCTGGTGCCGACGATCATCAAGACCATCAATGATCATCAGGTGGGAAATATTCTGCAATTTGCCATTGATAATTCTGACGTCATCAGCGGAATCAGCTATCAGCCCGTGGCCTTCACCGGGCGGATCTCGGTTGAAGAACGAGAACGGCAACGCTACACCTTGTCCGACTTGGCCAAGGATATCGAGAGCCAAACCGGTTATCTCAAGGCCATGGAGGATTGGTACCCTCTGTCAGTGACCTCTCCTTTTTCCAAGCTGCTCAGCGCCATTTGGAAGTATGAAGTGATGAAGATTACCTCCCATGCGGATTGTGGCATTGGCTCCTACATCTTTGTCAATTGCCAAACCAAGAGTGTCACCCCGATCACCAAGATAATCGACATCGAAGGGTTCACCATGGACCTGAACAACCTGGTGAAACAGAAGATCTCTCATATTCGGGCCTTGACTGCCCTCAGCGCTCAGCATCTGCTGAAGAAGCACTTCCGGGAGAAGGAAGCAAAGGACGGGATGACCCCGGAAATCTGCTTAGAGCTTTTCCAGGGGGTGGTGGACAAGGAGGCCCAAAAGCGCGTGGAACTCATTTACAACTGGAACATGTTACTCGTGGGGGGTATGCACTTCCAGGATTCATATAATTACAACGTGGACCGAGTGAAGCGTTGTTCCATCCACTATGCGGCGCCTAATGGCAGGATGTACCCCTTCTGTGCGTATAATTCCGGACCCGTTTTCCGAGAAAAGATCGAGCGCCAATACTCCATCCCCTTAGAAGAATGGCGCCAGCGACATCGCCACTTGGAGGAAGATAGTTATTTCCTCTACCGGTCCTAA
- a CDS encoding DUF5668 domain-containing protein has product MARGKKGLLLGGLILVTLGILLLLHRLYILHFETSWPLILVAIGVGLFLINRHTWAGWIVGGIGIILFVVNFVIEFFPSFEAWSDLVGPIILLIIGILLLYRYYYGFRGPQP; this is encoded by the coding sequence ATGGCGCGAGGGAAAAAAGGCCTTTTATTGGGTGGGCTCATTCTGGTAACACTGGGGATCTTACTACTCCTGCATCGCCTTTATATCCTTCATTTTGAAACAAGCTGGCCATTAATCTTAGTGGCCATCGGCGTGGGGCTCTTTCTGATCAATCGTCACACTTGGGCGGGCTGGATCGTTGGCGGCATCGGCATTATTCTTTTTGTTGTGAATTTTGTCATTGAATTTTTTCCGTCCTTTGAAGCCTGGAGTGACCTGGTCGGGCCCATTATCCTCCTCATCATCGGTATTCTCCTTCTCTACCGCTACTACTATGGATTTCGGGGGCCTCAACCTTGA
- a CDS encoding DEAD/DEAH box helicase has protein sequence MIKFIENLERHRFYKPQIVYHQAIPSQGGQWARLERELPPLLTQALAEQNIDSLYSHQAAAIQKVREGKNVVIATPTASGKTLAYTLPVIESLLQIPDSKALYLFPLKALEQDQLKALEEFISPIKGQIKFQAVIYDGDTSSYRRRKIRESIPTILITNPDMVHLSLLPFHTQWEELFRNLRYVIIDELHTYKGIFGSHLAQIIRRLERICNFYGSRPQFVACSATIANAKAFAEKLMGLPFEAVEESGAPRAGRNFLFLNPTMSPYTLAVKLFLDCLDGGFRTLVFTQARKITELLHTWVLKDRPDLKNRVSSYRAGFLPEERREIEAKLVSGELLGVISTSALELGIDIGGLDVCILVGYPGTVAATWQRGGRVGRADRESLIALIAQPDALDQYFMRHPQDFFSRGFESAIVDPDNSVIVSRHLVCASAEIPLRMEEDVFPLQKYDPLLDQLVAEGELLRSASGREWFSHRVYPHRMVDIRSAGEGFTIFEEGTKRVVGKISVPRVYSECHPGAIYLHKADPYVVTHLDQGKREVWTKQVEVDYYTRALSEKETEILSVAQTQNIAQFTACFGRLKVTERVRGFEKRRIFGQDLLSVHELEMPSHVFETMGLWMVLPESISQQVKEAGMHFMGGIHAIEHASIALFPLFALCDRNDVGGICYPVHPQLEKPAIFIYDGYPGGVGLAEYGYGMLEELLKKTLSLIRDCNCLDGCPSCVHSPKCGSGNKPLDKRAAEFILEWLLGGKEIKPQIADRAQTRPLTLPANVFLGGDSEIAEPEAITRPQHPLWLKEKISRHRILFLDLETQRSAEEVGGWQNKHLMRLAVAVVYDSREDSFDIFKEDRVHDLIAKLKTADLVVGFNIADFDYHVLKGYSPFRFSELKTFDILQEISRQLGYRLSLNHLAHKTLNMEKSADGLQSLQWFKEGKIEEVIAYCQKDVEITRDLFLFGLANGHLLFETKSGQLVRLPVDWNLSRIIKK, from the coding sequence ATGATCAAGTTCATAGAAAATTTAGAGCGGCACCGGTTTTACAAGCCGCAGATAGTCTACCACCAGGCGATCCCTTCCCAAGGGGGGCAATGGGCAAGGTTGGAAAGGGAGTTACCTCCTTTATTGACCCAGGCCCTGGCGGAGCAGAATATTGATTCTCTTTACTCCCACCAGGCCGCAGCCATCCAAAAAGTTCGGGAGGGGAAGAATGTAGTCATTGCCACGCCAACGGCCAGCGGCAAGACCTTGGCGTACACCCTGCCGGTGATCGAGTCTCTTCTCCAAATCCCAGACTCAAAAGCCCTGTACCTCTTCCCCTTGAAAGCGCTGGAGCAAGACCAATTGAAGGCCCTGGAGGAATTTATTTCCCCGATTAAAGGCCAGATCAAATTTCAGGCCGTGATCTATGATGGAGATACGTCGAGTTATCGGCGGAGGAAGATTCGCGAATCTATTCCCACGATTTTGATCACCAACCCGGACATGGTCCATCTCAGCCTGCTCCCGTTTCATACCCAATGGGAGGAGCTCTTCCGCAACCTACGGTATGTGATCATCGATGAGCTCCACACTTACAAAGGGATATTCGGCTCGCATCTGGCACAAATTATCCGCAGGCTGGAACGGATCTGTAACTTCTATGGATCAAGGCCCCAGTTCGTCGCTTGTTCGGCAACCATTGCCAACGCCAAGGCATTTGCTGAGAAGCTGATGGGCCTTCCCTTCGAAGCTGTCGAAGAAAGCGGTGCACCCCGTGCGGGGAGGAATTTCCTTTTTCTGAATCCTACGATGAGCCCCTACACCTTGGCCGTGAAACTTTTCCTGGACTGCCTCGACGGCGGCTTTCGTACTTTGGTCTTTACCCAGGCCCGGAAGATAACGGAACTCCTGCACACCTGGGTTTTAAAGGATCGCCCGGACTTGAAGAACCGGGTGAGCTCCTACCGTGCCGGGTTCCTTCCGGAAGAACGCCGGGAGATCGAAGCCAAACTGGTATCCGGCGAACTTTTGGGAGTCATCTCCACCAGTGCCTTGGAGTTGGGAATTGACATTGGAGGTTTGGATGTTTGCATCCTGGTGGGCTACCCGGGTACAGTCGCAGCTACCTGGCAGCGAGGTGGCCGGGTAGGAAGAGCAGATCGGGAGTCTCTCATTGCCTTAATCGCCCAGCCAGACGCTCTGGACCAGTATTTCATGCGCCATCCGCAAGATTTCTTCAGCCGGGGGTTTGAGAGCGCGATAGTGGATCCGGACAATTCCGTAATCGTTTCCCGACACTTAGTCTGTGCCAGTGCTGAGATACCGCTGCGGATGGAGGAAGATGTTTTCCCATTGCAAAAATACGATCCCCTTCTGGATCAACTGGTTGCCGAAGGGGAACTTCTCCGCAGTGCCTCGGGCCGGGAATGGTTTTCCCACCGGGTTTATCCCCACCGGATGGTGGACATTCGTTCCGCGGGAGAAGGTTTTACCATCTTCGAAGAAGGGACGAAGCGAGTGGTCGGGAAGATCAGCGTGCCGAGGGTTTACAGCGAATGTCACCCGGGAGCGATCTACCTGCATAAAGCCGACCCGTACGTAGTCACCCATCTGGACCAGGGGAAGAGGGAAGTCTGGACCAAACAGGTGGAGGTGGATTATTATACCCGCGCGCTATCAGAGAAAGAGACCGAGATCCTCTCTGTGGCCCAAACCCAGAATATCGCTCAGTTCACAGCCTGTTTCGGCAGGTTAAAGGTCACCGAGAGGGTTAGGGGTTTTGAGAAGCGGCGCATCTTCGGCCAGGATCTTCTCAGCGTCCATGAATTAGAGATGCCTTCCCACGTCTTTGAGACCATGGGATTGTGGATGGTCCTTCCTGAAAGCATCTCTCAGCAAGTGAAGGAAGCAGGGATGCATTTTATGGGCGGAATCCACGCCATCGAACATGCCTCCATCGCCCTTTTCCCGCTTTTTGCCCTCTGCGATCGGAATGACGTGGGAGGAATTTGCTACCCGGTGCATCCCCAGTTGGAGAAGCCAGCAATTTTTATCTATGACGGATACCCCGGAGGGGTTGGCTTGGCCGAATATGGCTATGGCATGCTGGAAGAGCTTTTGAAAAAAACCCTTTCTCTGATCCGTGATTGTAACTGCTTGGACGGCTGCCCATCTTGCGTCCACTCTCCCAAGTGCGGGTCGGGAAACAAACCCTTAGACAAGCGTGCTGCGGAATTCATCCTGGAATGGTTATTGGGGGGAAAGGAAATTAAACCCCAAATAGCGGATAGAGCTCAGACGAGGCCTTTGACGCTTCCGGCTAATGTTTTTCTCGGGGGGGATTCTGAAATTGCCGAGCCCGAGGCAATTACCCGACCTCAACATCCCCTTTGGCTAAAGGAAAAAATTTCTCGCCACCGTATTCTTTTTCTGGACCTGGAAACCCAGAGGAGTGCCGAAGAAGTCGGCGGCTGGCAGAACAAACACCTGATGCGTTTGGCTGTGGCCGTAGTTTATGATTCGAGGGAAGATTCTTTTGATATATTCAAAGAAGATCGTGTCCATGACTTGATCGCCAAACTGAAGACCGCGGACCTGGTTGTTGGGTTTAACATCGCTGATTTCGATTACCATGTCCTGAAAGGTTACTCTCCTTTTCGCTTTTCTGAACTCAAGACCTTTGACATCCTGCAAGAAATTTCCAGGCAATTGGGTTATCGTCTTTCCCTCAACCACCTGGCCCACAAGACTTTAAACATGGAGAAATCCGCCGATGGCTTACAGTCATTGCAGTGGTTTAAAGAAGGGAAGATCGAAGAAGTGATTGCCTATTGCCAAAAGGACGTAGAGATCACCCGGGACCTCTTTCTCTTTGGCCTGGCCAACGGTCACCTACTGTTCGAGACCAAATCTGGCCAGCTCGTCCGCCTGCCTGTGGATTGGAATTTGTCGAGAATTATAAAAAAATAA
- a CDS encoding universal stress protein, whose amino-acid sequence MMFKKFLVPLDGSKLAEGILPRVEWLAKIHGAEVTLLRVALAYTFPGMDPIQHQVNVVREAEEYLAKVEENLKSVGVNVNSVVRYGHDAQEIVDHARDRDFDLIAMSTHGRTGLTQFVLGSVANKIIHTATVPILLCRVC is encoded by the coding sequence ATGATGTTTAAAAAATTTTTAGTTCCCTTAGATGGTTCCAAGCTGGCCGAAGGAATTCTGCCCCGAGTAGAATGGTTGGCCAAGATTCATGGGGCAGAAGTCACCCTCTTGCGGGTGGCGCTGGCCTACACCTTCCCGGGGATGGACCCTATTCAACATCAGGTGAATGTCGTCCGCGAGGCGGAGGAATACCTGGCGAAAGTTGAGGAGAATCTGAAAAGCGTGGGGGTCAACGTAAACTCAGTGGTCCGTTATGGCCACGATGCCCAGGAAATTGTCGATCATGCCCGAGACCGCGACTTCGACCTTATCGCCATGTCCACTCACGGGCGCACCGGGCTCACCCAGTTCGTCCTGGGAAGTGTGGCCAACAAGATTATTCATACGGCCACCGTACCTATCCTCCTCTGCCGGGTCTGTTGA
- a CDS encoding TRAP transporter fused permease subunit → MQEEEKPSLAPEEELITEERLKKAEAFIEEEEGPSRRLSGKMGIFITTVAVAMSLIHLYAAIGIIMTQILRGIHVMFVLFLTFLVFPSLKRFRNRIFWYDYLLSVLGVATIVYIFLDFEEFIYRAVTPTSWDLIFGGLLMVLILEATRRTTSWILPVVVGSFLVYAYIGPWLPPPWTHRGYGIDRLVGHMYMTLEGIFGVPVDVSSTYIILFTIYGAFLEFSGAGKFFIDFSLSAMGGKPTGAGRTVTLASFLLGGPSGSGVATTVTLGSVAYPMLAKAGYSKEAAGGLLAAGGIGAILSPPVLGAAAFLIAEFLKISYLDVIVMASIPTILYYWGIFLMVEFDAKKFGAKVISFDHTYSLWQLTRLYGFHFTSLIAIVVIMVVGFTPIMAVFWATVIALAVSFIRPDTALFPKKLINALRSGSIGVLSVATTCASAGIIVGVVTLTGLGLKFSSIVIEYAGGSLLLTAIFTALVVWVVGLAVPVTASYIICAVIAAPALMKLGVPDFAAHMFIFYYSILSEVSPPTALSPFAAAALTGGDPYKTTMQAWKYTLPAFLVPFNFTLHPDGVALLFKGDPLNIIWTFITALVGIFALAAGMDGWMFKRATPYERAILIIAGLALVYPVLVYDFVGLGLVGIAILSQKVIRKNNL, encoded by the coding sequence ATGCAGGAAGAGGAAAAACCTTCTTTAGCTCCTGAAGAAGAACTGATTACTGAAGAACGGCTGAAAAAAGCTGAAGCCTTTATCGAGGAAGAAGAGGGACCTTCCCGCCGTCTGTCCGGTAAGATGGGGATATTCATCACCACCGTGGCCGTGGCCATGTCCCTTATCCATCTTTACGCCGCTATCGGGATAATCATGACCCAGATCCTCCGGGGGATTCACGTCATGTTCGTCCTTTTTTTAACCTTTCTGGTTTTCCCGTCCCTCAAACGGTTTCGCAACAGGATTTTCTGGTATGATTACCTCCTTTCCGTTTTGGGAGTTGCAACCATCGTTTACATCTTCCTCGATTTCGAAGAGTTCATTTACCGCGCCGTGACGCCCACCTCCTGGGACTTAATCTTCGGTGGTTTGCTGATGGTTTTGATTCTGGAAGCAACCCGCCGGACGACGAGCTGGATTCTTCCCGTTGTCGTTGGATCTTTCTTGGTTTATGCCTATATCGGGCCTTGGCTTCCTCCCCCCTGGACCCATCGGGGATATGGCATTGACCGACTCGTTGGACACATGTATATGACTCTGGAGGGAATTTTTGGCGTGCCCGTCGATGTCTCCTCTACCTATATTATCCTCTTTACGATATACGGAGCCTTCCTGGAATTTTCCGGGGCGGGAAAATTCTTCATCGATTTTTCCCTCTCGGCCATGGGGGGGAAGCCAACCGGGGCGGGTCGAACCGTGACCCTGGCCTCGTTTCTCCTCGGAGGACCCTCCGGCAGCGGGGTGGCCACCACGGTCACCCTGGGTTCGGTGGCTTATCCCATGCTGGCCAAGGCCGGATACAGTAAAGAAGCAGCAGGAGGTCTTTTAGCGGCCGGAGGCATCGGCGCCATCCTTTCCCCGCCGGTGTTGGGAGCGGCCGCTTTTCTCATCGCTGAGTTTTTGAAGATCTCCTATTTGGACGTCATCGTCATGGCCTCTATCCCAACGATCTTGTATTACTGGGGGATCTTCCTTATGGTGGAATTTGACGCTAAAAAGTTTGGGGCCAAAGTTATCTCCTTCGACCACACCTATTCTTTATGGCAACTCACCCGGCTTTATGGATTTCACTTTACTTCTCTCATCGCCATCGTCGTCATCATGGTCGTGGGGTTTACGCCCATCATGGCTGTCTTCTGGGCTACCGTGATTGCGTTGGCAGTCAGCTTTATCCGACCGGATACCGCCCTTTTCCCGAAAAAATTAATCAATGCCCTGCGGAGCGGTTCCATCGGGGTGCTTTCCGTGGCCACCACCTGTGCTTCGGCCGGAATTATCGTGGGCGTAGTCACCCTCACCGGGCTGGGGCTGAAATTCAGCTCCATCGTCATCGAATATGCCGGAGGGAGCCTCCTTTTGACCGCCATCTTCACGGCTTTGGTAGTCTGGGTCGTCGGTCTGGCCGTTCCCGTGACGGCTTCCTACATCATCTGCGCGGTGATCGCCGCCCCTGCCCTGATGAAGCTGGGCGTCCCTGACTTTGCCGCCCACATGTTTATTTTCTACTACTCTATCCTCTCGGAGGTCTCCCCCCCCACCGCTCTTTCTCCCTTTGCCGCCGCTGCGCTCACCGGGGGAGATCCCTACAAAACGACCATGCAGGCCTGGAAATATACTCTACCTGCTTTCCTCGTCCCCTTTAATTTTACCCTTCATCCCGACGGCGTGGCTTTGCTTTTTAAGGGTGATCCGCTTAATATCATCTGGACCTTTATAACAGCCCTGGTGGGTATCTTTGCCCTGGCAGCGGGCATGGATGGATGGATGTTCAAACGGGCCACCCCTTATGAGCGGGCCATTCTAATCATCGCCGGGCTGGCCTTAGTTTATCCGGTCCTGGTTTACGATTTCGTCGGGCTGGGGTTAGTAGGCATTGCCATCCTCTCCCAGAAAGTAATCAGAAAGAATAATTTATAA
- a CDS encoding TAXI family TRAP transporter solute-binding subunit: MGSKRHLGTLTILLTIIFTLSFGSSGEAQSKAVRLSIGTGGTGGVYYPLGGGMANVISKYIPNTEATAEVTAGSVDNCKLIQIGKAELALIMADIGYDAWKGLGRFKAGGAIPIRTIGVIYSNYMHFVTVEGSGIKSVSDLKGKRVSTGSPGSGTEVKTMRVLESYGIDGEKDIKRDRLGVAESAGALKDRKIDAFTWDGGLPTAAVLDLAATPGIKIKVLNNADHLDKLTQKYGPVYFKLPIPKAIYPGMDADVQVVCVANLLICHEKMDAGLAYNITKVLLEHQPELVAVHKEAQNFTLATAAVGSSLPFHPGAIKYYQEKGIKFK; this comes from the coding sequence ATGGGTTCTAAGCGACACTTGGGCACTTTGACGATTCTATTAACCATTATTTTCACCCTTTCCTTTGGGAGTTCGGGAGAGGCCCAGAGCAAGGCCGTGCGTCTATCCATCGGTACGGGGGGAACAGGCGGTGTATATTATCCCCTCGGGGGCGGAATGGCCAATGTCATCTCCAAGTATATTCCCAACACGGAAGCCACGGCTGAAGTAACGGCTGGTTCTGTGGACAACTGCAAACTCATCCAGATAGGAAAAGCCGAGTTGGCCCTTATCATGGCCGATATCGGATATGATGCTTGGAAGGGACTTGGAAGATTCAAGGCCGGTGGAGCGATTCCTATACGAACGATTGGGGTCATCTATTCCAATTACATGCACTTTGTAACTGTGGAAGGATCGGGGATTAAATCCGTTTCCGACCTCAAGGGAAAGCGGGTATCCACAGGATCTCCGGGGAGCGGGACCGAAGTTAAAACCATGAGGGTTCTGGAAAGCTACGGCATTGATGGGGAGAAAGATATTAAGCGGGATCGCCTGGGGGTAGCTGAATCCGCTGGAGCTTTGAAGGATCGTAAGATAGATGCCTTCACTTGGGATGGAGGGTTGCCCACTGCCGCCGTTTTAGATTTAGCAGCCACGCCAGGGATTAAGATTAAAGTCTTAAACAACGCTGATCATCTTGATAAGTTGACCCAGAAATATGGGCCGGTTTACTTCAAACTGCCCATACCTAAAGCCATTTACCCGGGTATGGATGCTGACGTCCAGGTGGTGTGTGTGGCCAATCTCTTAATCTGCCATGAGAAAATGGATGCCGGGCTGGCTTATAACATAACAAAAGTCCTTCTCGAACATCAGCCGGAACTCGTAGCGGTGCATAAAGAAGCCCAGAACTTCACCTTAGCCACCGCCGCAGTTGGTTCTTCGCTGCCTTTCCATCCGGGAGCGATTAAGTACTACCAGGAAAAGGGAATCAAGTTTAAATAA